The following proteins come from a genomic window of Aspergillus luchuensis IFO 4308 DNA, chromosome 3, nearly complete sequence:
- a CDS encoding uncharacterized protein (COG:G;~EggNog:ENOG410PJTF;~InterPro:IPR000121,IPR015813,IPR040442;~go_function: GO:0003824 - catalytic activity [Evidence IEA];~go_function: GO:0016772 - transferase activity, transferring phosphorus-containing groups [Evidence IEA];~go_process: GO:0016310 - phosphorylation [Evidence IEA]), with the protein MTLVCRTVGEAEEVLQVLADNGLQVHLIFETWSNIVLAEQFLAHFDAFSMGLKDLTQLTLGFIITRMG; encoded by the coding sequence ATGACTCTGGTCTGTCGCACGGTGGGCGAAGCAGAGGAGGTGTTGCAGGTGTTGGCAGATAATGGACTGCAGGTTCATTTGATATTTGAGACTTGGTCAAACATTGTCCTGGCGGAGCAGTTCCTGGCGCACTTTGATGCGTTCTCGATGGGGTTGAAAGATCTCACGCAGCTGACACTAGGGTTTATTATAACTCGGATGGGTTAG